Proteins co-encoded in one Ruegeria sp. YS9 genomic window:
- a CDS encoding MFS transporter has translation MTDVTSDKTKRNVPVLAGQSIVSQVAWTLGSPSVVLPFLAVSFELPMFVAGALVSVRMVGSMISDFFLAQPIAAKSQKKRAIALTEAVIGACLVLAMVAAATGVVPLIAVVFVAVFFVIGLVDEVQNLMFTDLLGDHVHSRSRMVMHYLQLGGGGLCAIGLALLVHQITKENPPFSRHSTMIGVSVAFFMLSGLLMLAMTENARSAEPAKKTGSKPKLSFTANARGILGMFEYTWFRRYMVMRIPLVAVSLSVPFFALIAAEAHHGSAKGLTAMIVSSASGYLVSGPLWQVVNMKSHRAVMVVGTLMVAATGGVLLAFHYMGIDHDVHLHAIALFVVTVAVTGISSARKLYFLDVAPKEQRVQGSAAIKSFTRLLAVLLSAALAAVAHMHEVALAVAFIVAASLMACVTCYLTMSPDREDSPRPQN, from the coding sequence ATGACGGATGTGACCTCTGATAAGACCAAGCGAAACGTGCCGGTTCTTGCGGGGCAGAGTATCGTGTCTCAGGTTGCATGGACTTTGGGCAGCCCATCGGTGGTATTGCCGTTTCTGGCCGTGTCATTCGAATTGCCGATGTTCGTGGCGGGCGCGCTGGTTTCGGTGCGGATGGTTGGAAGTATGATTTCCGACTTTTTTCTGGCGCAACCCATAGCGGCGAAATCGCAAAAGAAGCGCGCCATCGCTCTGACCGAAGCCGTTATCGGCGCCTGTCTTGTTCTGGCGATGGTGGCCGCCGCGACCGGGGTCGTTCCGTTGATCGCAGTGGTTTTCGTGGCGGTCTTCTTCGTGATCGGTCTGGTGGATGAAGTTCAGAACCTGATGTTCACCGATCTGTTGGGCGATCATGTCCACTCGCGTTCGCGCATGGTCATGCATTACCTGCAACTTGGGGGCGGGGGCCTGTGTGCCATCGGTCTGGCCCTGCTGGTGCATCAGATCACCAAGGAAAACCCACCTTTTTCACGCCATTCAACCATGATCGGCGTATCGGTTGCGTTTTTCATGCTTTCAGGGCTGTTGATGCTGGCAATGACCGAGAATGCCCGCTCTGCGGAACCGGCAAAAAAGACTGGAAGCAAACCCAAGCTGTCGTTCACGGCCAATGCCCGGGGTATCCTTGGCATGTTCGAATACACCTGGTTTCGGCGTTACATGGTTATGCGTATACCCTTGGTGGCTGTGTCGCTATCCGTCCCGTTCTTCGCGCTGATAGCGGCAGAGGCGCATCATGGCTCGGCCAAGGGTCTGACCGCGATGATTGTTTCATCCGCTTCGGGCTATCTTGTTTCGGGGCCGTTGTGGCAGGTCGTGAACATGAAATCTCATCGTGCCGTCATGGTGGTCGGGACACTCATGGTGGCCGCTACCGGAGGTGTTCTGCTGGCATTCCACTACATGGGTATCGATCACGATGTGCACCTGCATGCGATCGCGCTGTTCGTCGTCACCGTCGCGGTGACCGGGATCAGCAGCGCGCGCAAGCTCTATTTCCTGGACGTCGCGCCCAAGGAGCAACGCGTTCAGGGATCCGCAGCTATCAAATCGTTTACTCGATTGTTGGCGGTGCTGCTTTCGGCCGCGCTGGCCGCAGTCGCCCATATGCATGAGGTTGCCTTGGCGGTCGCGTTCATAGTCGCGGCCAGTCTGATGGCTTGCGTGACGTGCTACCTGACGATGTCGCCCGACCGGGAAGATTCCCCCCGGCCTCAGAACTAA